In Flavobacterium luteolum, the DNA window GAAAATCATAAAACCCCTTCAATAGATGTTGGATTGGTTTTAGAACAAGCGCTTCAATTATTTCCAACTGATGAAATGGAATTGTTGGATATTGTTAACGAAATGTTGGTTAAGGAATAAAAAAAAGCTTCAGATTGTTCTGAAGCTTTTTGTTATGCTAAGTTTTCTGCAACAAAATTTTTGCAATACTCTTTTATCAGCTCTCTAACGCTTCTAAACTGTTCCAAGATTTCAGAATCAGTTCCAGTCGCTTTTGCTGGATCGGGAAAATTATAATGAAATTTGACTGCCTTTGTCGGGAAAAACGGGCATCGCTCTTTAGCATTATCACAAACCGTAATCACAAAATCAAAATCGATATTAATATATTCATCAATATTATTTGATGTATGATTTGAAATATCT includes these proteins:
- a CDS encoding arsenate reductase ArsC; translation: MKKKILILCTGNSCRSQIAEGYMKFFAGNKAEVYSAGVETHGVNPKAISIMKEDGIDISNHTSNNIDEYINIDFDFVITVCDNAKERCPFFPTKAVKFHYNFPDPAKATGTDSEILEQFRSVRELIKEYCKNFVAENLA